From the genome of Geoglobus ahangari, one region includes:
- a CDS encoding monovalent cation/H+ antiporter complex subunit F, protein MEMLDVFLAVGILITVSILMTMYRVFRGPTTLDRLMATSVIGTKVVVLLVVIGYLFERPIFIDIPLTYAMLNFVGTLIVAKYIERGELWKPYT, encoded by the coding sequence ATGGAGATGCTCGACGTTTTCCTCGCTGTCGGCATTCTCATAACTGTCTCAATTCTCATGACGATGTACAGGGTTTTCAGGGGGCCCACAACCCTCGACAGGCTGATGGCGACAAGTGTAATAGGCACAAAGGTTGTGGTGCTTCTTGTTGTCATCGGCTACCTGTTCGAAAGGCCGATCTTCATTGACATCCCTCTGACCTACGCGATGCTGAACTTTGTTGGAACGCTGATTGTTGCGAAATACATAGAAAGGGGAGAGCTATGGAAGCCCTACACGTAG
- the mnhG gene encoding monovalent cation/H(+) antiporter subunit G, giving the protein MEALHVVSALLMFSGVFFMIAGALGIIRFPDFYTRLHAAGKCDTLGEVLIILGFMVYEGFSFLSVKLLFLSFFILLANPVGTHALIKAAYLTGVKMWKKEESR; this is encoded by the coding sequence ATGGAAGCCCTACACGTAGTCTCGGCTTTGCTGATGTTCTCCGGCGTGTTCTTCATGATAGCCGGAGCCCTCGGCATCATTCGATTCCCAGACTTCTACACAAGGCTGCATGCGGCAGGCAAGTGCGACACGCTCGGAGAGGTGCTCATAATTCTGGGCTTCATGGTGTACGAGGGGTTCTCCTTCCTCTCGGTCAAGCTGCTCTTCCTGTCCTTCTTCATACTGCTCGCCAATCCTGTGGGCACTCACGCGCTGATCAAGGCCGCGTATCTGACCGGGGTCAAGATGTGGAAGAAGGAGGAGTCCCGATGA
- the mbhE gene encoding hydrogen gas-evolving membrane-bound hydrogenase subunit E has translation MIVPLDIALIIFLIVSAVSALIVRDLLASIAILGTYTFVMACIYVQMNSVDVGFTEAAIGAGASTALMVASLTRLRRFDTSRINASKAVVGAMAVFMLAGLFIYVVEDMPPFGDPESPPNKWIELFSLEDRGLSAKLESGVLPKEIKSRIESLGYTTSNNWPPLEDGTYRVVWNEEEHGWEVLIEKNEKFFPNLEKLYFIEPSNGELKVYRYSIPVRWEEKCEEEMNTPNMVTAGLADYRGYDTLGETVVIFTAAVSVAALLRRGYLE, from the coding sequence ATGATAGTTCCGCTTGATATCGCCCTGATAATCTTCCTGATAGTGTCTGCGGTTTCAGCTTTAATAGTAAGGGATCTGCTCGCATCCATCGCCATCCTCGGCACGTACACGTTCGTCATGGCGTGCATCTACGTTCAGATGAACTCAGTGGATGTGGGATTCACGGAGGCTGCGATAGGTGCTGGAGCCTCAACTGCGCTGATGGTAGCGAGCCTCACAAGGCTCAGGAGGTTCGACACGAGCAGGATAAACGCCTCGAAGGCCGTTGTCGGGGCAATGGCGGTTTTCATGCTCGCAGGTTTATTCATTTACGTCGTCGAGGACATGCCCCCCTTTGGAGATCCGGAATCTCCTCCCAACAAGTGGATCGAGCTATTCAGCCTCGAGGACCGCGGGCTTTCAGCCAAACTCGAGAGCGGCGTTCTGCCGAAAGAGATCAAGAGCAGGATAGAGTCTCTGGGTTACACGACATCCAACAACTGGCCGCCCCTTGAGGACGGCACCTACAGGGTGGTGTGGAACGAAGAGGAGCACGGCTGGGAGGTGCTGATTGAGAAGAACGAGAAGTTCTTCCCCAATCTGGAGAAGCTCTACTTCATTGAGCCGTCAAACGGTGAGCTGAAGGTCTACAGGTACTCAATACCGGTCAGGTGGGAGGAGAAGTGCGAGGAGGAGATGAACACGCCCAACATGGTCACCGCCGGTCTTGCGGATTACAGAGGCTACGATACTCTCGGAGAGACGGTCGTCATCTTCACAGCTGCTGTTAGCGTTGCAGCACTACTGAGGAGGGGATACCTTGAGTGA
- a CDS encoding monovalent cation/H+ antiporter subunit D family protein, translated as MIEHLPVVIVAISLLSSFTILISGIFSRRAGYYISLATIIVQLIFSAILLDYLLKNGLIRYWLGGWRPPWGIEYVIDELGAYMLSVVLVFSLLATIYARRVVEREVEESKWPYFYTLWQLMISGMVGVSVTGDLFNLFVFLEIASLAGYALIAMAGRKAFVASYNYLILGTVGISFYLLGTAFLYAETGTLNMLDARILLSLVYENRVVQASFVFYFIGLAIKMALFPFHTWQPDAYEHSPSAVTVLISTAMAKINAYALIRVVFSVFTVSFLEKFVQVWTLIAWIAAVAIILGSVFAIMQKSLKRMLAYSSISHVGYIVLAITFLHTKWGLSAAVVHLLNHSIMKATLFMVACGFIYKFGFREIDDLAGIGRKMPFSAAAFTIAAISMIGIPPTVGFVTKLYIILASLETGQIAYIFVMVASSLLSLVYFWRVIETMYMKGDHHHEQERDELPAEMLLPALFLAFLTIAFGLFWLSGAGMPMLDSIAKTLGVVP; from the coding sequence ATGATCGAGCACCTGCCGGTGGTAATTGTCGCGATATCGCTCCTCTCATCCTTCACGATCCTGATATCAGGTATATTCAGCAGGAGGGCGGGATACTATATATCCCTCGCAACCATAATCGTCCAGCTCATCTTTTCCGCAATCCTGCTGGACTACCTCCTCAAAAACGGGCTGATAAGGTACTGGCTGGGTGGCTGGAGACCTCCCTGGGGCATAGAGTATGTGATCGACGAGCTCGGGGCCTACATGCTGTCAGTGGTGCTCGTGTTCAGCCTCCTCGCGACCATCTACGCAAGGAGGGTTGTTGAGAGGGAGGTCGAGGAGAGCAAGTGGCCTTACTTCTACACCCTCTGGCAGCTTATGATCTCTGGAATGGTCGGCGTCTCCGTTACCGGAGACCTCTTCAACCTCTTCGTCTTCCTCGAGATTGCCTCGCTTGCGGGATATGCTCTGATCGCCATGGCCGGTAGGAAGGCTTTCGTCGCATCGTACAACTACCTTATCCTCGGAACTGTGGGAATCTCTTTCTACCTGCTCGGCACGGCATTTCTCTATGCTGAGACCGGCACCCTGAACATGCTCGATGCGAGAATCCTGCTATCCCTCGTTTACGAGAACAGGGTCGTGCAGGCCTCCTTTGTGTTCTACTTCATAGGCCTTGCTATAAAGATGGCCCTTTTCCCATTCCACACGTGGCAGCCCGACGCGTACGAGCACTCTCCGTCAGCGGTCACCGTGCTGATCTCGACCGCAATGGCCAAGATAAACGCCTACGCCCTGATAAGGGTTGTCTTCTCCGTCTTCACGGTCAGCTTCCTCGAGAAGTTCGTTCAGGTGTGGACTCTCATAGCCTGGATTGCTGCCGTGGCGATAATTCTCGGTTCAGTTTTCGCCATAATGCAGAAGAGTCTGAAGAGGATGCTCGCCTACTCTTCCATCTCCCACGTCGGTTACATTGTTCTGGCCATAACGTTCCTCCACACGAAGTGGGGGCTGAGCGCTGCCGTCGTGCACCTCCTCAACCACTCCATAATGAAGGCGACGCTCTTCATGGTCGCTTGCGGTTTCATCTACAAGTTCGGGTTCAGGGAGATAGACGACCTCGCCGGAATTGGAAGGAAAATGCCCTTCTCGGCAGCAGCGTTTACCATAGCAGCCATATCGATGATCGGCATCCCTCCGACGGTTGGCTTCGTGACGAAGCTCTACATAATCCTCGCCTCCCTCGAAACCGGGCAGATCGCCTACATCTTTGTCATGGTGGCGAGCTCCCTCCTAAGCTTGGTTTACTTCTGGAGGGTCATCGAGACGATGTACATGAAGGGCGACCATCACCACGAGCAGGAGAGGGACGAGCTTCCGGCTGAGATGCTCTTACCTGCCCTGTTCCTCGCGTTCCTCACCATAGCTTTCGGACTGTTCTGGCTCAGCGGTGCAGGAATGCCGATGCTCGACTCAATTGCGAAAACCTTAGGGGTGGTGCCATGA
- a CDS encoding AAA family ATPase: MGASVLIVGLQQHDSGKTTFATALLRYLSGEGVDAEYLKPVSAFNVWRDYDALKESVRVGFPVSGDVLKVAESVGISERLEEVNPVCVVMSPVDPEKVGWSGMAMVSLNTQIVAVRVTERSGKIVLYEVERGWNRFPDFLSKEWGDFSGVDEVREVGYEEFEEIMSRARAHCDFWVGRVARRHEVSVVESSSNVSAPSCRSLSVDVVVAVTPGRVFVVDGERYSRAVEVAGYVSDPWKVPALEVLELARPEKSFPTSPGKIGEDALRAVADYLL; this comes from the coding sequence ATGGGAGCATCTGTTCTCATAGTGGGCCTCCAGCAGCACGACTCGGGAAAGACCACGTTCGCCACAGCACTGCTCAGGTACCTCTCAGGTGAGGGGGTTGATGCGGAGTACCTGAAGCCCGTCTCGGCCTTCAACGTGTGGCGTGACTACGACGCCCTGAAGGAGAGCGTGAGGGTCGGATTTCCCGTCAGCGGGGACGTTCTGAAGGTTGCGGAGAGCGTGGGAATTTCAGAGAGGCTCGAGGAGGTTAACCCGGTATGCGTCGTAATGTCGCCTGTAGATCCGGAGAAGGTTGGCTGGAGTGGGATGGCGATGGTGTCCCTCAACACCCAGATCGTGGCGGTTAGGGTTACCGAGAGAAGCGGGAAGATCGTGCTCTACGAGGTTGAGAGGGGCTGGAACAGGTTCCCGGATTTTCTCAGCAAGGAGTGGGGTGATTTCAGTGGAGTTGACGAGGTCAGGGAGGTTGGCTACGAGGAGTTCGAGGAGATCATGTCCAGAGCGAGAGCACACTGCGACTTCTGGGTTGGAAGGGTGGCGAGGAGGCATGAGGTGAGCGTTGTAGAGTCGTCGAGCAACGTCTCAGCCCCGAGCTGCAGATCGCTCAGCGTTGACGTGGTTGTGGCAGTTACTCCCGGCAGGGTGTTCGTGGTTGACGGAGAGAGGTACTCAAGGGCGGTCGAGGTTGCAGGATACGTCAGCGACCCGTGGAAAGTCCCGGCCCTCGAGGTGCTCGAGCTTGCAAGACCTGAAAAGAGCTTTCCCACAAGCCCGGGAAAAATTGGGGAAGATGCTCTGAGAGCTGTTGCAGATTACCTGCTGTGA
- the ilvN gene encoding acetolactate synthase small subunit: protein MRHTIAALVENRPGVLARVAGLFRRRGFNIESLAVGVTEKEGISRMTIVVAGDDRTIEQVTKQLNKLIEVIKVSDVSSNAVERELALIKVATTPQTRGEIIEIANIFRARIVDVSRESFIIEITGDEDKVNAFIDLMRQYGIKEVARTGKIAMQRGSKSME from the coding sequence ATGAGGCACACCATAGCCGCGCTTGTTGAGAACAGGCCCGGAGTGCTCGCGAGAGTTGCGGGTCTGTTCAGGAGGAGGGGCTTCAACATTGAGAGCCTCGCGGTTGGAGTCACCGAGAAGGAAGGGATCTCGAGGATGACCATAGTTGTTGCGGGCGACGACAGGACAATAGAGCAGGTCACGAAGCAGCTGAACAAGCTCATAGAGGTCATAAAGGTCAGCGACGTCTCAAGCAACGCAGTGGAGAGGGAGCTGGCCCTCATAAAGGTTGCGACGACCCCTCAGACGAGGGGGGAGATAATTGAGATCGCCAACATCTTCAGGGCGAGGATAGTTGACGTCTCGAGGGAGTCCTTCATAATCGAGATAACGGGAGACGAGGACAAGGTCAACGCGTTCATCGACCTCATGAGGCAGTACGGCATAAAGGAGGTCGCGAGGACAGGGAAGATCGCGATGCAGAGGGGCAGCAAGTCAATGGAATGA
- a CDS encoding Na(+)/H(+) antiporter subunit D: MAWIHPGIVIILGALLIPFVKSRRVEQILFLLLPLTSLAILLLTSLGYFGSIPFTTLKIHFLDYELVLARVDKLAMVFAYVFSLAAIAMNVYALHADRLEHFSAMMYVGSALGAVFAGDVFTLYVFWEMMAIASLFLIWFRRTKKAENAGFRYALWHLFGGLCLLAGIVLYVLQTGSTEFTLFSPSTGLAYYLILLGFIINAAVPPLHAWLPDAYPEATVTGAVYLTAFTTKTAVYTLARGFAGEEILMWLGAIMAMYGVIFAVLENDGRRLLSYHIISQVGYMVAGVGIGTAMAINGATSHAFTHILYKALLFMGMGAVIHVTGRSKFTELGGIYRYMPITFWLYMVGAFSISAFPLFSGFVSKNMTVYASAEAHLPLVWLLLEGASVGTFLHTGLKLPWNVWFSKEPEIEAREPPKNMLAGMAILALLNIFFGIYPGYEILYSLLPYPVEYHPYAPAKVIAMSQLLLFTFFAFWLMRDKLRGEAKIVLDTDWLPRILGNYFIYYSIRFTEFSKELDRRFLEAASRFKAIAGMRLKELSAGYGVLIVCLVFAVYLLLFIAT; the protein is encoded by the coding sequence ATGGCTTGGATTCACCCCGGCATCGTCATAATCCTCGGAGCCCTCCTGATTCCATTCGTAAAGTCGAGGAGGGTCGAGCAGATACTATTCCTGCTGCTCCCTCTCACCTCCCTCGCGATACTCCTGCTGACATCCCTTGGCTACTTCGGTTCGATCCCGTTCACAACTCTGAAGATCCACTTCCTCGACTACGAGCTCGTCCTCGCGAGGGTTGACAAGCTCGCAATGGTCTTTGCCTACGTCTTCTCCCTCGCGGCAATCGCTATGAACGTCTATGCTTTACATGCAGACAGGCTCGAGCACTTCTCGGCGATGATGTACGTTGGCAGCGCTCTCGGAGCGGTTTTTGCGGGTGATGTCTTCACCCTCTACGTCTTCTGGGAGATGATGGCCATCGCGTCCCTCTTCCTGATCTGGTTCAGGAGGACCAAGAAGGCCGAGAATGCGGGGTTCAGATATGCGCTCTGGCACCTGTTCGGCGGTCTGTGCCTGCTCGCAGGCATAGTGCTCTACGTCCTCCAGACTGGAAGTACGGAGTTCACGCTTTTCAGCCCATCAACCGGCCTCGCCTACTACCTCATACTGCTCGGCTTCATAATAAACGCAGCAGTCCCGCCGCTGCACGCATGGCTGCCTGACGCTTACCCTGAAGCTACTGTCACCGGGGCCGTTTACCTTACAGCATTCACCACGAAGACCGCCGTTTACACCCTCGCGAGGGGATTTGCTGGGGAAGAGATTCTGATGTGGCTCGGCGCGATAATGGCGATGTACGGAGTTATCTTCGCCGTTCTGGAGAACGATGGAAGGAGATTGCTGTCGTACCACATCATCTCTCAGGTAGGGTACATGGTTGCGGGGGTTGGAATAGGCACCGCCATGGCGATTAACGGAGCGACCTCGCACGCGTTCACCCACATCCTGTACAAGGCCCTGCTCTTCATGGGAATGGGTGCGGTCATCCACGTCACCGGCAGGAGCAAGTTCACAGAGCTCGGAGGGATTTACAGGTACATGCCGATAACCTTCTGGCTGTACATGGTCGGAGCCTTCTCCATTTCAGCCTTCCCGCTCTTCAGCGGGTTTGTGAGCAAGAACATGACCGTGTACGCCTCAGCTGAAGCTCATCTGCCCTTGGTGTGGCTGCTGCTCGAGGGTGCGAGCGTCGGAACGTTCCTGCACACGGGTTTGAAGCTGCCCTGGAACGTGTGGTTCTCAAAGGAGCCGGAGATCGAGGCGAGGGAGCCGCCGAAGAACATGCTCGCTGGGATGGCGATACTCGCATTGCTGAACATCTTCTTCGGAATCTACCCCGGATACGAGATCCTCTACTCCCTCCTGCCGTATCCTGTCGAGTACCACCCGTACGCTCCGGCCAAGGTAATCGCCATGAGCCAGCTGCTGCTCTTCACATTCTTTGCATTCTGGCTCATGAGGGACAAGCTCAGGGGAGAGGCGAAGATCGTCCTCGACACGGACTGGCTGCCCAGAATTCTGGGCAACTACTTCATCTACTACAGCATCAGGTTCACGGAGTTCTCAAAGGAGCTGGACAGGAGGTTCCTTGAAGCAGCGTCGAGGTTCAAGGCCATCGCGGGCATGAGGCTCAAGGAGCTCAGCGCTGGCTATGGCGTGCTCATAGTCTGCCTGGTCTTCGCCGTCTACCTGCTCCTCTTCATAGCCACCTGA
- a CDS encoding monovalent cation/H+ antiporter subunit D family protein, translating into MNAETLVLIALLSPGIASLLILLTGRYPNLRESVTIIASIVSFFAIVPLSKEVMKAPVEVTLFHIAPGLDFAFRVDAFGMIFAITSSSLWILVSIYSIGYMRALNEHAQTRFYFSFAVAIFSAFGIAFSKNLLTFYVFYELLTICTYPLVAHEETSEAISGGRRYLAYLLPSGAALLVALAITYWLTGTTDFQAGGFLNGPAEVLRILFIIYLLGFVKAAYMPLHSWLPTAMVAPTPVSALLHAVAVVKAGVFGVIRVIYYVYGPDLASSLNLGAILAVVAGFTMIVANILAIGEDNLKRRIAYSTINQLSFILVGAAMLNPLAFAGAIMHIPFHGYMKITLFLCAGAIAVISGKDRVSQLDGLGRAMPVTFAAFSIGAFGMSGLPPVAGFISKWFIALGTIDANNLIALAAILAASLLDVVYFFPIIKNAFFREPDGQYDERGRLYHLYMVVPLAITALFSVILFLNPDILNVFELARVAVNNVWGGGI; encoded by the coding sequence ATGAACGCCGAGACGCTCGTGCTGATTGCCCTGCTGTCTCCCGGCATTGCCTCGCTCCTGATACTGCTCACCGGCAGGTACCCGAACCTGAGAGAGAGTGTCACAATCATCGCCTCCATTGTTAGCTTCTTCGCCATTGTTCCGCTGTCAAAGGAAGTAATGAAAGCTCCGGTCGAGGTTACGCTCTTCCACATAGCCCCCGGGCTTGACTTCGCCTTCAGGGTTGATGCGTTCGGAATGATATTCGCCATCACGTCATCTTCCTTGTGGATTCTGGTCTCCATCTACTCCATAGGCTACATGCGCGCCTTAAACGAGCACGCACAGACGAGATTCTACTTCAGCTTCGCCGTCGCAATATTCTCCGCCTTCGGCATAGCATTCTCCAAGAACCTGCTCACGTTCTACGTCTTCTACGAGCTCCTCACAATCTGCACATACCCGCTTGTTGCCCATGAAGAGACGTCCGAGGCGATATCCGGCGGAAGGAGGTACCTCGCCTACCTCCTGCCGTCTGGAGCGGCCCTGCTTGTTGCGCTGGCAATAACCTACTGGCTCACAGGCACCACGGATTTCCAGGCGGGAGGCTTCCTCAACGGGCCAGCGGAGGTCTTGAGGATTCTCTTCATCATCTACCTGCTCGGTTTCGTGAAGGCCGCCTACATGCCCCTGCACTCCTGGCTTCCCACAGCCATGGTCGCTCCAACTCCTGTCTCCGCTTTACTGCATGCTGTCGCGGTTGTTAAGGCCGGAGTGTTCGGGGTGATAAGGGTCATCTACTACGTCTACGGCCCCGACCTCGCCTCATCTCTCAACCTCGGCGCAATCCTCGCGGTCGTAGCGGGATTCACCATGATCGTGGCGAACATCCTCGCAATAGGGGAGGACAACCTGAAGAGGAGGATAGCTTACTCCACAATAAACCAGCTCTCGTTCATTCTCGTCGGAGCGGCGATGCTGAACCCCTTGGCCTTTGCCGGAGCGATAATGCACATTCCGTTCCACGGCTACATGAAGATCACCCTCTTCCTCTGCGCCGGGGCGATAGCGGTGATCTCCGGAAAGGACAGGGTGAGTCAGCTTGACGGGCTTGGGAGAGCTATGCCGGTAACCTTTGCCGCATTCTCAATCGGAGCCTTCGGAATGAGCGGTTTGCCTCCAGTTGCGGGGTTCATAAGCAAGTGGTTCATAGCCCTCGGCACGATAGATGCAAACAACCTGATCGCCCTCGCTGCAATACTTGCCGCCTCGCTCCTCGACGTGGTTTATTTCTTCCCGATAATCAAGAACGCCTTCTTTAGGGAGCCCGATGGTCAGTACGACGAGAGGGGAAGACTCTACCACCTGTACATGGTGGTGCCCCTCGCCATCACCGCATTGTTCTCGGTAATCCTGTTCCTGAACCCCGACATTCTGAACGTTTTCGAGCTGGCGAGGGTTGCGGTTAACAACGTCTGGGGTGGTGGAATATGA
- a CDS encoding sodium:proton antiporter translates to MDVIELFLERYNYWSFVVLMLIGLYGAIVYNNLVKKIIGLSIFQTAIFLLFISMADVGRDIENTLGLKSGTAPIVWEKGIEHGYMYVNPVPHVLVLTGIVVSAATLALALALMIRIYREFGTLDEEELREMVE, encoded by the coding sequence ATGGACGTGATTGAGCTGTTCCTCGAGCGCTACAACTACTGGAGCTTTGTCGTGCTCATGCTGATTGGCCTGTACGGGGCGATAGTCTACAACAACCTCGTCAAGAAGATAATTGGGCTGAGCATATTCCAGACAGCCATATTCCTGCTCTTTATATCAATGGCCGACGTTGGGAGAGATATAGAGAACACGCTCGGGCTTAAAAGCGGAACAGCGCCGATAGTGTGGGAGAAGGGAATAGAGCACGGCTACATGTACGTCAATCCAGTCCCCCACGTCCTCGTGCTGACGGGCATAGTCGTTTCAGCAGCAACGCTCGCTTTAGCCCTTGCCCTGATGATACGCATCTATAGGGAGTTCGGGACGCTTGACGAAGAAGAGCTGAGGGAGATGGTAGAATGA
- a CDS encoding Na+/H+ antiporter subunit E — MSENLDRRISLVLTFVVMFGFWVLLSAWAISPDAPGHFNAIHISQGLAAALLTTYLSRNVIFDLSRKWHVKFARAIPYIAWELWQIVLANLDVAWRAIHPKMPLDPVVVEFETPLRGDLALTFMANSITLTPGTITILVEPEKGKFVVHAIDRKLAEPLIVDQTMQNKIAHVFMEGQHDSSA, encoded by the coding sequence ATGAGCGAGAACCTTGACAGGAGAATATCGCTGGTGCTGACGTTCGTGGTGATGTTCGGGTTCTGGGTTCTGCTGTCAGCCTGGGCCATCTCTCCCGACGCTCCGGGACACTTCAACGCCATCCACATCTCACAGGGTCTTGCTGCAGCTTTGCTCACCACCTACCTTTCAAGGAACGTGATATTTGACCTCAGCAGGAAGTGGCACGTGAAGTTCGCGAGAGCAATACCCTACATAGCCTGGGAGCTCTGGCAGATAGTCCTCGCCAATCTGGACGTTGCGTGGAGGGCCATACACCCGAAAATGCCTCTCGATCCGGTTGTCGTGGAGTTTGAAACCCCGCTTAGGGGTGACCTTGCTCTGACGTTCATGGCTAACTCCATAACCCTGACTCCGGGAACGATAACCATCCTTGTTGAGCCGGAGAAGGGGAAGTTTGTGGTTCACGCCATAGACAGGAAACTAGCCGAGCCGCTTATTGTTGATCAGACGATGCAGAACAAGATAGCTCACGTCTTTATGGAGGGTCAGCATGATAGTTCCGCTTGA
- a CDS encoding acetolactate synthase large subunit, with translation MRGADAIVKALEKEGVKHIFGIPGGAIIEVYDALFDSEIRHILTRHEQAAVHAADGYARATGRTGVAFATSGPGATNTVTGIATAYMDSSPIVVMTGQVARSLIGNDAFQEADITGITMPITKHNYLVTDENDLLRIVKEAFHIASTGRPGPVLIDLPKDVTVAEVEFDYPDKIELPGYKPKYAGHPRQIKKAAELITKAERPVILAGGGVVLSNASEELTKLAETIPAYVATSLMGKGAIPETHPLSLGFVGMHGSKYANYAVQEADVLIAVGIRFSDRTTGRVSDFAPNAKIIHIDIDPAEIGKNVDVDVPIVGDAKLVLRELIKHITYRKRKEWEEKVEGWRKAYPLRYRQDEKIKPQYVIEKIWELAPDAIITTEVGQNQMWAAQYFKVNRPRQFITSGGLGTMGFGFPAAMGAKTAFPDKQVVDIAGDGSFLMNIQELATCVDYGINVKVVILNNMFLGMVRQWQELFYDERYSATCLRCKEMSFEKIAEGFGAVGMTVEKPSEVEDALKEAFEIDAPVVIDFRVDRLENVYPMVPAGAALHEVIDEEV, from the coding sequence ATGAGAGGTGCTGATGCCATTGTCAAGGCTCTGGAGAAGGAAGGTGTGAAGCATATCTTCGGTATACCGGGAGGAGCAATAATCGAGGTTTACGACGCCCTCTTCGACTCTGAGATAAGGCACATACTCACGAGACACGAGCAGGCAGCCGTGCATGCTGCAGACGGCTACGCGAGAGCGACAGGAAGGACGGGTGTTGCGTTTGCCACGTCTGGCCCGGGAGCGACCAACACTGTCACCGGAATAGCCACAGCTTACATGGACTCCTCGCCCATAGTCGTTATGACCGGGCAGGTTGCGAGAAGCCTGATCGGAAACGATGCGTTTCAGGAGGCGGACATAACCGGCATAACCATGCCGATAACCAAGCACAACTACCTCGTCACTGACGAGAACGATCTCCTCAGGATAGTCAAGGAGGCATTCCACATCGCCTCCACGGGCAGGCCTGGGCCAGTGCTGATTGACCTTCCTAAGGACGTCACCGTTGCCGAGGTCGAGTTTGACTATCCCGACAAGATAGAGCTTCCCGGCTACAAGCCGAAGTACGCCGGGCATCCGAGGCAGATAAAGAAGGCCGCGGAATTGATAACGAAAGCTGAAAGGCCTGTGATTCTGGCCGGAGGAGGGGTTGTGCTCTCAAACGCCAGTGAAGAGCTGACAAAGCTGGCCGAGACGATTCCCGCTTACGTCGCCACAAGCCTGATGGGCAAGGGCGCCATACCGGAAACCCATCCCCTGAGCCTCGGCTTTGTCGGGATGCACGGCTCCAAGTACGCAAACTACGCGGTTCAGGAAGCGGATGTGCTGATAGCGGTTGGAATCAGGTTCTCGGACAGGACGACCGGCAGGGTCTCCGACTTCGCCCCCAACGCGAAGATAATCCACATCGACATAGACCCTGCCGAGATTGGAAAGAATGTCGACGTCGATGTGCCGATTGTCGGTGACGCGAAGCTCGTTCTGAGGGAGCTGATAAAGCACATAACCTACAGAAAGAGGAAGGAATGGGAGGAAAAGGTGGAGGGCTGGAGGAAGGCCTACCCGCTGAGGTACAGGCAGGACGAGAAGATCAAGCCCCAGTACGTCATAGAGAAGATATGGGAGCTCGCTCCGGATGCCATAATAACCACGGAAGTTGGGCAGAACCAGATGTGGGCCGCCCAGTACTTCAAGGTCAATAGGCCTAGGCAGTTCATAACCTCCGGTGGTCTTGGAACGATGGGCTTTGGCTTCCCAGCTGCGATGGGTGCCAAGACGGCGTTCCCTGACAAGCAGGTCGTCGACATTGCCGGAGACGGTAGCTTCCTGATGAACATTCAGGAGCTTGCAACCTGCGTTGACTACGGCATAAACGTGAAGGTCGTGATCCTCAACAACATGTTCCTCGGAATGGTCAGACAGTGGCAGGAGCTGTTCTACGACGAGCGCTACTCAGCAACATGCCTCAGGTGCAAGGAGATGAGCTTCGAGAAGATCGCCGAGGGATTTGGAGCTGTTGGCATGACGGTCGAAAAGCCGTCTGAGGTCGAGGATGCGCTGAAGGAGGCGTTCGAGATAGACGCGCCGGTGGTGATAGACTTCAGGGTTGACAGGCTCGAGAACGTCTACCCGATGGTGCCAGCCGGAGCAGCGCTGCACGAGGTTATTGACGAGGAGGTGTGA
- a CDS encoding MnhB domain-containing protein, giving the protein MSDDINVVIKTTIRTMLPFIQLYGFYVMTGTEGAGGGFQGGVILAASFILYAITFGAEKGREKAPESWNTAFKSFGLYIYAGVGMLTIIYSLGFAEFLNYSATFLSLFVPHTVARGILIADVIEVGIGMTVAASFTSLFFDLVWKGDEDGRD; this is encoded by the coding sequence TTGAGTGATGACATAAACGTGGTTATCAAGACGACCATACGAACCATGCTCCCGTTCATCCAGCTTTACGGCTTTTACGTGATGACCGGCACGGAGGGTGCGGGAGGCGGATTTCAGGGCGGTGTTATTCTTGCCGCTTCCTTCATACTCTATGCCATAACCTTCGGGGCAGAGAAAGGCAGGGAGAAGGCTCCGGAGAGCTGGAACACGGCCTTTAAGAGCTTCGGCCTCTACATCTACGCTGGAGTCGGCATGCTGACCATAATTTACAGTCTCGGCTTTGCGGAGTTCCTGAACTACTCGGCAACGTTCCTCAGTCTGTTCGTGCCCCACACTGTTGCGAGGGGAATCCTGATCGCGGACGTGATTGAGGTGGGTATAGGGATGACCGTGGCTGCGAGCTTCACCTCGCTGTTCTTCGACCTCGTGTGGAAGGGTGATGAGGATGGACGTGATTGA